A window of Drosophila biarmipes strain raj3 unplaced genomic scaffold, RU_DBia_V1.1 ptg000005l, whole genome shotgun sequence genomic DNA:
aaaaaaatttggtgtcattggaaagcatttttcaagccctttccaatagtataattttctctgttctaaaataaaaactgcacattttgaacaaaactcacaaaattaaaatttcacaccttcgcgcacaagcagtcatgagcaaggactcgagggtagggggtgagattcgggttcgtgggtacgcacgttaactttctcctgctcattctcagaagataacgaggggtcacaatatttgaaatgcaataaaaagggagggatccgtggaataccaaacacactgattctgggatgagtatacgcttgcaattaaaaacaactcatacaaaatacatttaaaaccgcctaaaaaacctccgcaaccgcttttaatagctactgcTGGGTTTAATGTGCAGAGCTTCATGTAAGGACCTTCCATTCGTGTCCTTGAATGAAATATCAAATACGACCCGTAACTTTTGGGTGATTACAAGGTGATGTGTCAAGTAAAAGCTTGGCCGTTTGTCAATGTCTTCTGGAGGTAGTTCTCGCATGTGGCCCAATTGAAGATAATCCCGCATAAATTGCACGTACTGTGAGTTCAGATTGGGGTCTTTCTCTAGGCGGCGTTCTACACCCTTGAATCTTGTGAGTGCTCCTTGTAATGTATCTGAAATCTGTTCCTTGGAGTTTTTGAACAGAAGTTCGACGATGTAACGCCCCTTGGGGTCACGAGTGTGTGTCTTGACAAAGTGCTGTTCAACTTCATAGTCGTCTGGTTTCCCATGAAATTTCGGGTTGACATCCTCGAGCTCTCAAAAGCGAGAGATGCGTCAATGTCAATAGCCCTGTGAATTGTTGTTGTAGATGAACGGCCGGTGGTTACGATAGATGTTATGACCCATCCAAATATTGTCGAAATGGCGATGATGTTGCCCTCATTGTC
This region includes:
- the LOC127011685 gene encoding uncharacterized protein LOC127011685; the encoded protein is MFTGQKMFDNEGNIIAISTIFGWVITSIVTTGQLEDVNPKFHGKPDDYEVEQHFVKTHTRDPKGRYIVELLFKNSKEQISDTLQGALTRFKGVERRLEKDPNLNSQYVQFMRDYLQLGHMRELPPEDIDKRPSFYLTHHLVITQKLRVVFDISFKDTNGRSLHEALHIKPSSSY